The following proteins come from a genomic window of Natrinema saccharevitans:
- a CDS encoding CBS domain-containing protein, with protein sequence MNVADAMTPREDVVTADLPGTRSDVLEYLQEQSFSSVPVVKPTDDGPEYRGLLSRERLIEEPDEDQLVMLMEEVPTTTAETGLADVARTMVEEGARRVPVVDGEFEGIVTVTDVIHAIATGDQATDGTVDAYASEDVNTTYEGTPLPVAERELSYANVPYTVALDDDGRMSGVLTEVDVLEVARIVEGEEETGDNFGDQDDDWSWEGIKAVGSRYLPTRDIEIPAGSIREFMSDDVVTVAADTSVQEAAQRMISNDIEQIPMVTGEDLVGIARDVDLLEALYE encoded by the coding sequence ATGAACGTAGCCGACGCGATGACGCCTCGTGAAGACGTGGTCACCGCCGACCTGCCCGGGACCCGCTCGGACGTCCTCGAGTACCTGCAAGAGCAATCGTTCTCGTCGGTCCCGGTCGTCAAACCGACCGACGACGGGCCGGAGTACCGCGGTCTGCTCTCTCGAGAGCGACTCATCGAGGAGCCAGACGAGGACCAGCTCGTCATGCTGATGGAGGAGGTCCCGACGACGACCGCCGAGACCGGGCTCGCCGACGTCGCGCGGACGATGGTCGAGGAGGGCGCGCGCCGCGTGCCGGTCGTCGACGGCGAGTTCGAGGGGATCGTCACCGTGACCGACGTGATCCACGCGATCGCGACCGGCGATCAGGCGACCGACGGCACCGTCGATGCCTACGCCAGCGAGGACGTGAACACGACCTACGAGGGGACGCCCCTGCCCGTCGCCGAGCGGGAACTCTCCTACGCGAACGTCCCCTACACCGTCGCGCTGGACGACGACGGACGAATGAGCGGCGTGCTGACCGAAGTCGACGTCCTCGAGGTCGCCAGAATCGTCGAGGGCGAGGAGGAGACGGGCGACAACTTCGGCGACCAGGACGACGACTGGTCCTGGGAGGGGATCAAGGCCGTCGGGAGCCGCTATCTCCCGACGCGGGACATCGAGATCCCCGCGGGCTCGATCCGGGAGTTCATGAGCGACGACGTGGTGACGGTCGCGGCGGACACGTCGGTCCAGGAGGCGGCACAGCGGATGATCAGCAACGACATCGAACAGATCCCGATGGTCACGGGCGAGGACCTCGTCGGTATCGCCCGCGACGTCGATCTGTTGGAGGCACTCTATGAGTGA
- the glyS gene encoding glycine--tRNA ligase, whose amino-acid sequence MSDDDTAETAVTSEKLVELAKRRGYFFQSSGAYGGVGGFYTFGPQGAALKGNVEDAWRDRFAVAEGNMEIDAPTIMPEPVFEASGHLDGFDDMLVECPECGESHRADHIVEDNTEYEDAESLPIPEVEEVIAEYELVCPACGAGLAGQAVETFNLMFATNIGPGDSDPGYLRPETAQGIFVEFPRLKEYARNQLPFGVTQIGRAYRNEISPRRSIIRTREFTQAELEYFVDPETDEPALESVADVEVTLYPASEQNEEDGEEIQTTIGEAVDEGIVSSPWVAYFLGVAKPWYDAVGVDMDRFRFRQHLSGERAHYASDCWDAESEVDGNWIEMAGFAYRGDYDLSKHDAHSDDRFTIFKQYDEPKTVERATVDPDMSYLGPEFGGAAGDVVDELEDLAARDREAFAGDSVEIGLEGETHEIPVEKTGFAVEEQTEAGEHITPHVVEPSFGVDRLVYTVLHHAYREDEIDGEERTYLELEPEVAPTFVGVFPLQSDDALEARANEIVDDLRAAGLSVTYDDSGNIGRRYRRQDEVGTPFCVTVDFETIENEATTVTVRERDTTEQKRLPVADLAETLAAIREGELAFDEL is encoded by the coding sequence ATGAGTGACGACGACACTGCGGAGACGGCGGTAACGAGCGAGAAACTGGTCGAACTCGCCAAGCGGCGGGGCTATTTCTTCCAGTCGTCGGGAGCCTACGGCGGCGTCGGCGGCTTCTACACGTTCGGCCCGCAGGGCGCGGCGCTGAAAGGCAACGTCGAGGACGCCTGGCGCGACCGCTTCGCCGTGGCTGAGGGCAACATGGAGATCGACGCGCCGACGATCATGCCCGAACCCGTCTTCGAGGCCTCGGGCCATCTGGACGGTTTCGACGACATGCTCGTCGAGTGTCCGGAGTGTGGCGAGAGCCACCGCGCGGACCACATCGTCGAGGACAACACGGAGTACGAGGACGCCGAGAGCCTCCCCATTCCGGAGGTCGAGGAAGTCATCGCCGAGTACGAACTCGTCTGTCCCGCCTGCGGGGCGGGACTCGCCGGCCAGGCCGTCGAGACCTTCAACCTCATGTTCGCGACCAATATCGGCCCCGGCGACTCCGATCCCGGCTACCTCCGCCCCGAGACCGCACAGGGCATCTTCGTCGAGTTCCCGCGGCTCAAGGAGTACGCGCGCAACCAACTGCCGTTCGGCGTCACCCAGATCGGCCGCGCCTACCGCAACGAGATCAGCCCCCGGCGCTCGATCATCCGGACCCGGGAGTTCACGCAGGCCGAACTCGAGTACTTCGTCGACCCCGAGACCGACGAGCCGGCCCTCGAGAGCGTCGCGGACGTCGAGGTCACGCTGTACCCTGCGAGCGAGCAGAACGAAGAGGACGGCGAGGAGATCCAGACGACGATCGGCGAGGCCGTCGATGAGGGCATCGTCTCGAGCCCGTGGGTCGCGTACTTCCTCGGCGTCGCCAAGCCGTGGTACGACGCGGTCGGCGTCGACATGGACCGGTTCCGGTTCCGCCAGCACCTCTCGGGCGAGCGAGCCCACTACGCCAGCGACTGCTGGGACGCCGAGAGCGAGGTCGACGGCAACTGGATCGAGATGGCCGGCTTCGCCTACCGCGGCGACTACGACCTCTCGAAACACGACGCGCACTCGGACGACCGCTTCACGATCTTCAAGCAGTACGACGAACCCAAAACGGTCGAGCGCGCCACCGTCGACCCCGATATGAGCTACCTCGGACCCGAGTTCGGCGGCGCGGCTGGCGACGTGGTCGACGAACTCGAGGACCTCGCGGCCCGCGACCGCGAGGCCTTTGCTGGCGACAGCGTCGAGATCGGCCTCGAGGGCGAGACCCACGAGATCCCCGTCGAAAAGACCGGCTTCGCGGTCGAGGAACAGACCGAGGCCGGCGAACACATCACGCCCCACGTCGTCGAACCCTCCTTCGGGGTGGACCGGCTGGTCTACACCGTTCTCCACCACGCCTACCGCGAGGACGAGATCGACGGCGAGGAGCGCACGTATCTCGAACTCGAGCCCGAGGTCGCGCCCACCTTCGTCGGCGTCTTCCCGCTGCAAAGCGACGACGCGCTCGAGGCGCGAGCGAACGAGATCGTCGACGATCTGCGCGCGGCCGGCCTCTCGGTCACGTACGACGACTCGGGGAACATCGGTCGGCGCTACCGGCGACAGGACGAGGTCGGCACGCCGTTCTGCGTGACCGTCGACTTCGAGACGATCGAGAACGAAGCGACGACTGTCACCGTCCGCGAACGCGACACGACCGAACAGAAACGGCTGCCGGTCGCGGACCTCGCGGAGACGCTGGCGGCGATTCGCGAAGGCGAACTCGCGTTCGACGAATTGTAA
- a CDS encoding diacylglycerol/polyprenol kinase family protein, whose amino-acid sequence MADELKRRLVHASGSGLVALWLLADALEVGLTWTGFRILMVVLATGALLLEFLRLRVGLDWRLYDVLTREYEQDNPAAYALYLISMAAVVVVFESDIALPAMLMLALGDPISGAVSDNTLQRVKPPKVLGTMFLVSTLIAIPFLPITAALIAALGATLADGITLEVRTYIVDDNLTIPIYAASLAWVALEVAPV is encoded by the coding sequence ATGGCCGACGAACTGAAGCGCCGCCTGGTTCACGCCAGCGGTTCGGGACTGGTCGCCCTCTGGCTGCTGGCCGACGCCCTCGAGGTCGGGCTGACCTGGACCGGCTTTCGGATCCTCATGGTCGTGCTGGCGACCGGCGCGCTCCTCCTCGAGTTCCTGCGGCTCCGAGTGGGGCTGGACTGGCGGCTCTACGACGTCCTCACCCGCGAGTACGAACAGGACAACCCCGCCGCCTACGCCCTCTACCTGATCAGCATGGCGGCGGTCGTGGTCGTCTTCGAGTCGGATATCGCGCTGCCGGCGATGTTGATGCTCGCGTTGGGAGACCCGATCAGCGGCGCGGTCTCGGACAACACCCTCCAGCGGGTCAAGCCGCCGAAGGTACTCGGCACGATGTTTCTCGTCTCGACGCTCATCGCGATCCCGTTCCTCCCGATCACCGCGGCGCTGATCGCCGCACTGGGCGCGACGCTGGCCGACGGCATCACCCTCGAGGTCCGGACCTACATCGTCGACGATAACCTGACGATCCCGATCTACGCGGCCTCGCTCGCGTGGGTGGCCCTCGAGGTCGCGCCGGTGTAA
- a CDS encoding MFS transporter has translation MSLSRARAGLSNVRAFLTDGRGGILVAVAAGWFLSIGVRLAYPVLLPYLRRAYGLDLTTAGFLLTALWLCYALGQLPGGLLADRFGEGNVLVASTLVSAVTLGVVAVAGSAPVVYLATGAFGFGTALYGVARFTALSDVYPDNDGTAIGITMAAGQAGNTLLPLAAGGIASAFAWQYGFGLVVPAFAVVAVGLRLVVPARTSGADSAVDSVSLETVRYVCSELRRPEIVTVTAIQILTYCVWQAFTGFYPTYLIEIKGFSESVATGLFSAFFAARIVVQPLTGRLYDRYGIRTSLPPVLGVVVVSLVALPVLEGFWPIVVGTVFLSSILGYGTITLPYMTAAFPSDMQGTGLGFLRTVYMTIGAVSPVAFGAFADRGYFDGAYLALAGLVLVAIALTWWLPPLSEQ, from the coding sequence GTGTCGCTATCGAGAGCGCGAGCGGGGCTGTCGAACGTGCGGGCGTTCCTGACGGACGGCCGCGGCGGGATTCTCGTCGCCGTCGCCGCCGGCTGGTTCCTCTCGATCGGCGTTCGGCTCGCCTATCCCGTCTTGCTCCCCTACCTGCGGCGGGCCTACGGCCTCGATCTGACGACGGCCGGCTTCCTGCTGACCGCCCTCTGGCTCTGTTACGCGCTGGGCCAACTTCCCGGCGGACTGCTCGCCGACCGGTTCGGCGAGGGGAACGTCCTCGTCGCGAGTACGCTCGTCTCGGCGGTGACCCTCGGCGTCGTCGCCGTCGCCGGCTCCGCGCCGGTCGTCTACCTCGCGACCGGGGCCTTCGGCTTCGGGACCGCGCTGTACGGCGTCGCCCGCTTCACGGCGCTGTCGGACGTCTACCCCGACAACGACGGCACGGCGATCGGCATCACGATGGCGGCCGGGCAGGCCGGCAACACCCTCCTGCCGCTTGCCGCCGGCGGGATCGCCTCGGCCTTCGCCTGGCAGTACGGCTTCGGCCTCGTCGTGCCCGCCTTCGCCGTCGTCGCCGTCGGCCTCCGGCTGGTCGTGCCGGCCCGCACCTCCGGCGCGGACAGCGCCGTCGACAGCGTCTCGCTCGAGACGGTCCGATACGTCTGCTCGGAACTGCGCCGGCCCGAGATCGTCACCGTGACCGCGATCCAGATCCTGACCTACTGCGTCTGGCAGGCCTTTACGGGGTTTTACCCCACCTATCTGATCGAGATCAAGGGCTTCTCGGAGAGCGTCGCGACCGGGCTCTTCAGCGCCTTCTTCGCGGCCAGGATCGTCGTCCAGCCGCTGACCGGCCGGCTGTACGACCGCTACGGGATCCGGACGTCGCTGCCGCCCGTCCTGGGCGTCGTCGTGGTCTCGCTCGTCGCGCTGCCCGTCCTCGAGGGGTTCTGGCCGATCGTCGTCGGCACGGTCTTTCTCTCGAGCATTCTGGGCTACGGCACTATCACCCTGCCGTACATGACCGCGGCGTTCCCGTCGGACATGCAGGGGACCGGACTGGGATTCTTGCGGACCGTCTACATGACGATCGGGGCGGTGAGCCCGGTCGCGTTCGGCGCGTTCGCGGACCGGGGCTACTTCGACGGGGCGTATCTCGCGCTGGCCGGGCTGGTCCTCGTCGCGATCGCCCTGACGTGGTGGTTGCCCCCGCTCTCGGAGCAGTGA
- a CDS encoding TspO/MBR family protein, translated as MESPAIARRLPAGRSVLAAVGFALLVTLVGAAPSAVASPDTPWFRALEKPWFYPPTIAFPVVWTLLFTLLGVALWLVWRSDADGRRLALGAFVAQMAFNVVWTPAFFALEAPLVALGIIVVLWTLVAGTIVAFRRVDRRAAALLVPYLAWVTFATVLNLEIWRLNA; from the coding sequence ATGGAATCTCCCGCGATCGCCCGCCGCCTTCCGGCGGGTCGGTCCGTCCTCGCCGCCGTCGGTTTCGCCCTGCTGGTCACCCTCGTCGGCGCGGCCCCGAGCGCAGTGGCCTCTCCCGACACGCCGTGGTTTCGCGCCCTCGAGAAGCCGTGGTTCTATCCGCCGACGATCGCGTTCCCGGTCGTCTGGACGCTGCTCTTTACGCTGCTGGGCGTCGCGCTGTGGCTCGTCTGGCGTAGCGACGCCGACGGCCGGCGACTCGCGCTCGGCGCGTTCGTCGCCCAGATGGCGTTCAACGTCGTCTGGACGCCCGCTTTCTTCGCGCTCGAGGCCCCGCTGGTCGCGCTGGGTATCATCGTCGTCCTCTGGACGCTCGTGGCCGGGACGATCGTCGCCTTCCGCCGGGTCGACCGCCGCGCCGCGGCGCTGTTGGTGCCGTATCTCGCGTGGGTGACGTTCGCGACGGTCCTCAATCTCGAGATCTGGCGTTTGAACGCCTGA
- a CDS encoding DEAD/DEAH box helicase: protein MAATDEDGEPASIDHPLLEPDFLERRLYQLKLAGTAANHHTLVCLPTGLGKTTVSLLVTARRLEEVGGKSLMLAPTKPLVQQHADFYREALQIPDEEIVVFTGDVSPDDRAATWEQATVVMATPQVIENDLVGSRISLADVTHVTFDECHRATGDYAYNYIAERYHADARNPLVTGMSASPGGDEEAILEVCENLGIDEVEVMTEEDADVDEFTHETEVEWERIDLPDDVLEIRDALNEVITERLEKLKELGVASSTQPDQSQKDLNRMRAELQELINNDQSEGFEGMSIHAEVMKLRQAVTLVETQSVEAVRRYFDRQRNQARSSGASKASQRLVSDPRVREAMRKAESFDEIHPKYRKTRMLLAETLGLEGGERVIVFTESRDTAEALTDFLSDSFDAKRFVGQGDREGSDGMTQTEQQDVLDEFRAGEFEVLVSTSVAEEGLDVPEVDLVLFYEPVPTAIRSIQRKGRTGRQSEGRVVVLMAEDTRDEAYFWISRRREKEMESELRELKGMADELAEELDDSQQSLADFGDGERTAKVNDDGGDPDAVGDSSSGSEGVADRPGLQEFAADAADSSDDDDPADDEVETHEPHAEGEAVAVVADQREMDANIARDLSRREEVEVRLETLDVGDYVLSDRVVVERKSVADFVDSLVGGDRSVFEQVGAMARHYSRPIVIVEGEGLYEQRNVNPNAIRGALSSLAVDFGASVLRTGGEDETTELLAVIAGREQDVSDREVSVHGEKQSKTLSEQQEYVVASIAEIGPVTARSLLEEFGTVEGVMIATEDELQAADGVGQVTAERIREVVGNDYAG, encoded by the coding sequence ATGGCAGCGACGGACGAGGACGGGGAGCCGGCGTCGATCGACCATCCGCTCCTCGAGCCCGACTTCCTAGAGCGGCGACTCTACCAGCTGAAACTCGCCGGGACGGCCGCGAACCACCACACGCTGGTCTGTCTCCCCACGGGCCTGGGGAAGACGACGGTGAGCCTGCTGGTGACCGCACGACGGCTCGAGGAGGTCGGGGGGAAGTCCCTGATGCTCGCGCCGACGAAACCGCTCGTCCAGCAACACGCCGACTTCTACCGCGAAGCGTTACAGATACCCGACGAGGAGATCGTCGTCTTCACCGGCGACGTCAGTCCCGACGACCGCGCCGCGACGTGGGAGCAAGCGACGGTCGTCATGGCCACGCCGCAGGTGATCGAGAACGACCTCGTCGGGAGTCGGATCTCGCTTGCCGACGTGACCCACGTCACCTTCGACGAGTGCCACCGCGCGACCGGCGACTACGCCTACAACTACATCGCCGAGCGCTACCACGCCGACGCGCGGAATCCGCTCGTGACGGGGATGAGTGCCTCGCCCGGCGGCGACGAGGAGGCCATCCTCGAGGTCTGTGAGAACCTCGGCATCGACGAGGTCGAGGTGATGACCGAGGAGGACGCCGACGTCGACGAGTTCACCCACGAGACCGAGGTCGAGTGGGAGCGGATCGACCTCCCCGACGACGTCCTGGAGATCCGGGACGCGTTGAACGAGGTCATCACGGAACGGCTCGAGAAGCTCAAGGAACTCGGTGTGGCGTCCTCGACCCAGCCCGACCAGTCTCAGAAGGATCTCAATCGCATGCGGGCCGAACTCCAGGAGCTGATCAACAACGACCAGTCGGAGGGGTTCGAGGGGATGTCGATCCACGCGGAGGTGATGAAGCTCCGGCAGGCGGTCACCTTAGTCGAGACCCAGAGCGTCGAGGCGGTCCGGCGGTACTTCGATCGCCAGCGCAATCAGGCCCGCTCGTCGGGGGCCTCGAAGGCCAGCCAGCGGCTGGTCTCGGACCCGCGGGTTCGCGAGGCCATGCGCAAGGCCGAGAGCTTCGACGAGATCCACCCGAAGTACCGCAAGACGCGGATGTTACTGGCCGAGACGCTCGGACTCGAGGGCGGCGAGCGCGTGATCGTCTTCACCGAATCGCGGGACACGGCCGAGGCGCTGACGGACTTTCTCTCGGACAGTTTCGACGCCAAGCGGTTCGTCGGACAGGGCGACCGCGAGGGCTCCGACGGGATGACTCAGACCGAACAGCAGGACGTCCTCGACGAGTTCCGCGCCGGGGAGTTCGAGGTGCTGGTCTCGACATCGGTCGCGGAGGAGGGATTAGACGTCCCCGAGGTCGATCTCGTCCTCTTCTACGAGCCCGTTCCGACCGCGATCCGGTCGATCCAGCGGAAGGGCCGAACCGGCCGCCAGTCGGAGGGGCGGGTCGTCGTCCTCATGGCCGAGGACACCCGCGACGAGGCCTACTTCTGGATCTCCCGGCGACGCGAGAAGGAGATGGAGTCGGAGCTGCGCGAGCTGAAGGGGATGGCCGACGAGCTGGCCGAGGAACTCGACGACTCCCAGCAGTCGCTGGCCGACTTCGGCGACGGGGAGCGTACGGCGAAAGTGAACGACGACGGCGGTGATCCCGACGCCGTCGGCGATTCTTCCAGCGGAAGCGAGGGGGTCGCGGACCGGCCCGGGCTGCAGGAGTTCGCCGCCGACGCGGCCGACTCGAGCGACGACGATGACCCGGCCGACGACGAGGTCGAGACCCACGAGCCCCACGCCGAGGGCGAGGCCGTCGCGGTCGTCGCCGACCAGCGCGAGATGGACGCCAACATCGCGCGGGACCTCTCGAGACGCGAGGAGGTCGAGGTCCGCCTCGAGACGCTCGACGTTGGCGACTACGTCCTGTCGGATCGCGTCGTCGTCGAGCGCAAGTCGGTCGCGGACTTCGTCGACTCGCTGGTCGGCGGTGACCGGTCGGTCTTCGAGCAGGTCGGGGCGATGGCGCGTCACTACTCCCGGCCGATCGTGATCGTCGAGGGCGAGGGGCTGTACGAACAGCGCAACGTCAACCCCAACGCCATCCGGGGCGCGCTCTCGAGTCTGGCCGTCGACTTCGGCGCGAGCGTGTTGCGGACCGGCGGCGAGGACGAGACGACAGAACTGCTCGCCGTGATCGCCGGCCGCGAACAGGACGTATCGGACCGGGAGGTGTCGGTCCACGGCGAGAAGCAGTCCAAGACGCTGTCCGAACAGCAGGAGTACGTCGTCGCCTCGATCGCCGAGATCGGCCCCGTCACGGCCCGGTCGCTACTCGAGGAGTTCGGGACCGTCGAGGGCGTGATGATCGCGACCGAAGACGAGTTACAGGCCGCCGACGGCGTCGGGCAGGTGACCGCCGAGCGGATCCGGGAGGTCGTCGGGAACGACTACGCGGGGTAG
- a CDS encoding phosphatase PAP2 family protein, which yields MALGFVVLLTVLVVCIGLVATCAACLDRTMLGRTMADYDRRFVEIVPYLGVTALFFLGKRATHGHTLRISKALDWDLTAEIYAVEGEFVAWLQTITPQQTLEFFSAMYMFGFPYLLVTAPILYYLLPSQRYLKELLVSYLLNYFIGTLFYTLFIVYGPRNHLSSVDGLMYSFYPQTQEVTAAVSANTNVFPSLHTSLTVVVVLLAWRSRREYPRWFPIASFVGACVVFSTMYLGIHWLIDVVAGVVLGVGAVFAAERIVARAEGDAGPVPASDEREDGAPSDPSD from the coding sequence ATGGCACTCGGATTCGTCGTACTGCTTACGGTACTCGTCGTCTGCATCGGACTCGTCGCGACCTGCGCGGCGTGTCTCGATCGAACCATGCTCGGCCGGACGATGGCCGACTACGACCGCCGATTCGTCGAGATCGTCCCCTATCTCGGTGTTACGGCGCTGTTCTTCCTGGGGAAACGCGCGACACACGGCCACACCCTCCGCATCTCGAAGGCGCTCGACTGGGATCTCACCGCCGAGATCTACGCCGTCGAAGGGGAGTTCGTCGCGTGGCTCCAGACGATTACGCCACAGCAAACGCTCGAGTTCTTCTCGGCGATGTACATGTTCGGGTTCCCGTACCTGCTGGTGACCGCGCCGATCCTCTACTACCTCCTGCCGTCCCAGCGCTATCTCAAGGAACTGCTCGTCTCGTATCTGTTGAACTACTTCATCGGAACGCTCTTTTACACGCTGTTTATCGTCTACGGGCCGCGCAATCACCTGTCGTCCGTCGACGGACTGATGTACTCCTTCTACCCGCAGACACAGGAGGTGACCGCGGCCGTGTCGGCGAACACGAACGTCTTCCCGTCGCTACACACGTCGCTGACCGTCGTCGTCGTGTTGCTCGCGTGGCGCTCCCGACGGGAGTATCCGCGGTGGTTCCCGATCGCGTCGTTCGTCGGCGCGTGCGTCGTCTTCTCGACGATGTATCTGGGCATCCACTGGCTGATCGACGTCGTCGCCGGCGTCGTCCTCGGCGTCGGGGCCGTCTTCGCCGCCGAACGGATCGTCGCCCGGGCGGAGGGCGACGCGGGCCCGGTTCCCGCGTCCGACGAGCGCGAGGACGGGGCCCCGTCCGACCCGAGCGACTGA
- a CDS encoding Sjogren's syndrome/scleroderma autoantigen 1 family protein, translating into MSDFDKEAEREKLREKYEQDKKEREATQRMSDLLLKGATMTNAHCGTCGDPLFQQNGTTFCPSCHGNPDAVEGTDLEAQPAEGSVPEGSADGGAEASSSDTAASGADAAEPATTGDAASTDPRRGDRAPATDDAAPSSAADRTPSDPPQSERRQPTEPTADDRSSDPEPPRRAPAASPSSVDGDLEAARDALVRSLERFAEEAAATDDPRYARDCLAAAREAGEALSTLR; encoded by the coding sequence ATGAGCGACTTCGACAAGGAAGCCGAGCGCGAGAAACTCCGCGAGAAGTACGAACAGGACAAGAAAGAGCGCGAGGCGACCCAGCGGATGAGCGACCTGTTGCTCAAGGGCGCGACGATGACCAACGCCCACTGTGGCACCTGCGGCGATCCGCTGTTCCAACAGAACGGCACCACGTTCTGTCCCAGCTGTCACGGCAACCCCGACGCCGTCGAAGGGACCGATCTCGAGGCCCAGCCGGCCGAGGGATCGGTCCCCGAAGGAAGCGCCGACGGGGGAGCCGAAGCGTCGTCGTCCGATACCGCCGCGTCGGGCGCTGACGCGGCCGAGCCTGCGACGACCGGCGACGCGGCGTCGACGGACCCGCGACGCGGCGACCGGGCCCCGGCCACCGACGACGCGGCACCCTCGAGCGCCGCCGATCGCACGCCGTCCGATCCGCCCCAATCCGAGCGCCGCCAACCGACGGAACCGACGGCCGACGACCGCTCGAGCGACCCTGAACCGCCGCGACGCGCACCCGCGGCGAGCCCGTCGTCGGTCGACGGCGACCTCGAGGCGGCCCGCGACGCGCTCGTTCGGTCGCTCGAGCGGTTCGCCGAGGAGGCGGCCGCCACCGACGACCCGCGGTACGCGCGGGACTGTCTCGCGGCGGCTCGCGAGGCCGGTGAAGCGCTATCGACGCTGCGGTAA
- a CDS encoding TIGR00725 family protein codes for MRVSVIGGGTITDEQAARAERVGRELAARGHTVVCGGRGGTMAAVCRGAKAEGGTTIGILPGERRDAANDDVDVPIATGLGHARNALVPLNGDAVIALAGGVGTLSELGFAGIYDRPVVGLETHDVAAAGLDLEPVDTPAAAVDAVEAALES; via the coding sequence ATGCGCGTCAGCGTCATCGGCGGCGGGACGATCACGGACGAACAGGCGGCCCGCGCCGAGCGGGTGGGACGCGAACTCGCCGCGCGCGGCCACACGGTCGTCTGTGGCGGTCGCGGCGGGACGATGGCAGCGGTCTGTCGCGGCGCGAAAGCCGAGGGCGGGACCACGATCGGGATCCTCCCCGGCGAGCGCCGCGACGCCGCGAACGACGATGTCGACGTTCCGATCGCGACCGGGCTGGGCCACGCCCGGAACGCGCTCGTCCCGCTGAACGGCGACGCGGTGATCGCGCTGGCCGGCGGCGTCGGCACCCTCTCCGAGCTCGGCTTCGCCGGAATCTACGACCGGCCCGTCGTCGGCCTCGAGACCCACGACGTCGCCGCGGCCGGCCTCGACCTCGAGCCCGTCGACACCCCCGCTGCGGCCGTCGACGCCGTCGAAGCGGCCCTCGAGTCCTGA
- the mdh gene encoding malate dehydrogenase, which produces MTKVSVVGAAGTVGAAAGYNIALREVADEIVLVDIPDKEDDTIGQAADTNHGVAYDSNTTIRQGDYADTAGSDVVVITAGIPRQPGQTRIDLAGDNAPIMEDIGSSIAEHNDDFVTVTTSNPVDLLNRHLYETGDRAREKVIGFGGRLDSARFRYVISERFDVPVQNVEATILGEHGDAQVPVFSKVRVDGQDVAFDEDEKEELLEELQTSAMNVIEKKGATEWGPATGVGHMVEAILRDTGEVLPASVTLEGEYGHEDTAFGVPCKLGADGVEEIVEWDLTEYERNQLGEAAEKLSEQYDEIS; this is translated from the coding sequence ATGACGAAAGTTAGCGTGGTCGGCGCGGCCGGAACCGTCGGGGCCGCTGCGGGCTACAACATCGCGCTTCGGGAGGTCGCGGACGAGATCGTCCTCGTGGACATTCCGGACAAGGAAGACGACACGATCGGGCAGGCCGCCGACACGAACCACGGCGTGGCCTACGACTCGAACACGACGATCCGACAGGGCGACTACGCGGACACCGCCGGCTCGGACGTCGTCGTCATCACGGCCGGCATTCCGCGCCAGCCGGGCCAGACCCGGATCGACCTGGCCGGCGACAACGCGCCGATCATGGAGGACATCGGCTCCTCGATCGCCGAACACAACGACGACTTCGTCACCGTCACCACGTCCAACCCGGTCGACCTGCTGAACCGGCACCTCTACGAGACGGGCGACCGCGCCCGCGAGAAAGTGATCGGCTTCGGCGGCCGGCTCGACTCCGCCCGCTTTCGCTACGTGATCTCCGAGCGCTTCGACGTTCCCGTCCAGAACGTCGAGGCGACGATCCTCGGGGAACACGGCGACGCCCAGGTCCCCGTCTTCTCCAAAGTGCGGGTCGACGGACAAGACGTCGCGTTCGACGAGGACGAGAAAGAGGAGTTGCTCGAGGAACTCCAGACCTCGGCGATGAACGTCATCGAGAAGAAGGGCGCGACCGAGTGGGGGCCGGCCACCGGCGTCGGCCACATGGTCGAGGCCATCCTCCGGGACACGGGCGAAGTCCTGCCCGCGAGCGTCACGCTCGAGGGCGAGTACGGCCACGAGGACACCGCCTTCGGCGTCCCCTGTAAGCTCGGGGCCGACGGCGTCGAGGAGATCGTCGAGTGGGACCTCACCGAGTACGAGCGCAACCAGCTCGGCGAGGCCGCCGAGAAGCTCTCGGAACAGTACGACGAGATCAGCTAA
- a CDS encoding ferredoxin — protein MKVEFDEDVCIGMFQCVAEWDAFEADKSKGKAILADSEEREEGVFVREVPDDAELDAKFAARSCPVDAITIYDDDGEQLIP, from the coding sequence ATGAAGGTCGAATTCGACGAGGACGTCTGTATCGGGATGTTCCAGTGTGTCGCCGAGTGGGACGCCTTCGAGGCGGACAAATCGAAGGGGAAGGCGATCCTCGCGGACAGCGAGGAACGCGAGGAGGGCGTCTTCGTCCGCGAGGTCCCCGACGACGCGGAACTGGACGCGAAGTTCGCCGCCCGCTCCTGTCCGGTCGATGCGATCACGATCTACGACGACGACGGCGAGCAGCTGATTCCGTAG